A section of the Humulus lupulus chromosome 2, drHumLupu1.1, whole genome shotgun sequence genome encodes:
- the LOC133817630 gene encoding transcription factor bHLH117: MPLSILIEAETKNMERDYQYASFLEGSGAGAESYEDANTFNSMFSGVSLLSLLGGDQQSVLTSMPLFGDFPIPSLESLPPPMTDFPVTFGFFHGHSGCLPVPKLEPLALEESGSAVVDCGALPFNFMFADHDDSSLSARFDPHVLTPHYLPDLLSLERVTGDSSSSPSFGSLSQKRARVDSANQYSTHLAHGGQALTSSDLTQLGRFLPLNSHYNQPARPSLEPASFSSSPKMIPRASVLARKRRQKLSDKTRCLQKLLPWDKKMDMATMLEETYKYVKFLQAQMSALKTMPAFSCVMPRINDSDGGDLDDDEFAGLEKLTRNQLLQILVNSPAVQTILYSQGCCVFSMEQLGLLEKVAAVRRRRGGNPLHEAPFRSS; this comes from the coding sequence ATGCCTCTTAGTATTCTCATTGAGGCGGAGACGAAAAACATGGAGAGAGATTATCAGTACGCGAGTTTTCTGGAAGGTTCCGGTGCCGGAGCTGAATCATATGAAGATGCTAATACCTTCAACTCCATGTTCTCCGGCGTTAGTCTTCTCTCTCTTCTCGGAGGTGACCAACAATCTGTACTCACCTCAATGCCTCTCTTCGGAGACTTTCCTATTCCTTCTCTTGAATCTCTGCCTCCGCCGATGACTGATTTCCCGGTCACTTTCGGCTTCTTCCATGGCCATTCTGGCTGTCTCCCCGTTCCTAAACTCGAGCCATTGGCTCTCGAAGAATCAGGCTCCGCAGTCGTCGATTGTGGTGCTCTGCCTTTCAACTTCATGTTCGCCGATCATGACGACTCCTCCTTATCCGCACGCTTCGATCCGCACGTACTAACCCCTCACTACTTGCCTGATCTTCTCTCGCTCGAGCGAGTCACCGGAGACTCGTCTTCGTCTCCCTCGTTCGGCTCACTGAGTCAGAAACGAGCCCGAGTCGACTCAGCGAATCAGTACAGCACTCATCTCGCTCACGGAGGCCAGGCCCTCACTTCATCGGATCTAACTCAGCTAGGTCGGTTCCTCCCTTTGAACTCACACTACAATCAGCCTGCGAGGCCCTCGCTGGAACCGGCTTCTTTTTCTTCGTCGCCGAAGATGATCCCTCGTGCCAGCGTCCTGGCAAGGAAGCGGCGCCAGAAGCTGAGCGATAAGACTAGGTGCTTACAGAAGCTGTTGCCGTGGGACAAGAAGATGGACATGGCCACCATGCTCGAAGAGACTTACAAGTACGTGAAGTTCCTCCAGGCTCAAATGAGTGCACTCAAAACAATGCCCGCCTTTTCCTGTGTGATGCCAAGGATCAATGACTCTGATGGCGGTGACCTTGATGATGACGAGTTCGCTGGGTTGGAGAAGCTGACGAGGAACCAGCTTTTGCAGATCCTGGTGAACTCGCCGGCGGTCCAAACCATTCTCTACTCTCAAGGCTGCTGTGTTTTCTCGATGGAGCAACTGGGTCTGTTGGAGAAGGTTGCAGCTGTGAGGAGGAGGAGGGGTGGTAATCCTCTGCACGAAGCTCCTTTTCGATCTTCCTGA
- the LOC133817628 gene encoding protein VASCULATURE COMPLEXITY AND CONNECTIVITY produces the protein MVKLVGVLVCFLIVTIDVVAGILGIQAEVEQNKVKHLRLWIFECRDPSEAAFKLGLAAGALLVLAHVLANLLGGCQNCICSQDELQKASPNRQLSVACLIFTWIILAVGLSMLVIGTLSNNKARASCGFTHHHFLSIGGILCFVHALFSVAYYITATASVD, from the exons ATGGTTAAATTGGTAGGTGTTCTTGTTTGCTTCTTGATTGTGACCATCGATGTTGTAGCTGGGATTCTAGGCATCCAAGCAGAAGTTGAACAAAACAAG GTGAAGCATTTGAGGCTGTGGATATTCGAGTGTAGAGACCCAAGTGAAGCAGCTTTCAAGCTTGGGTTAGCTGCAGGAGCTCTTTTGGTTCTAGCTCATGTATTGGCTAACTTGCTTGGTGGCTGTCAAAATTGCATTTGTTCTCAAGATGAACTTCAAAAGGCATCTCCTAATAGACAACTCTCTGTGGCATGCCTCATATTCacctg GATTATATTAGCCGTGGGATTGTCGATGTTGGTGATAGGGACTTTGTCGAACAACAAGGCAAGGGCATCCTGTGGTTTCACACACCATCATTTCCTGTCCATTGGAGGCATTTTGTGTTTTGTTCATGCCCTGTTTTCTGTTGCATATTACATAACTGCCACTGCCTCTGTTGATTAA